In a single window of the Leptospira barantonii genome:
- a CDS encoding multiheme c-type cytochrome: MKNLRILWIFIIFLSCKKGFLESHWATPVSFQGEPPSRYSELEKSLDPENCGVCHKEQYEKWSSSLHSKASGPGLQWQLKRIGNEESSSCFACHSPLIETQNFIRESKFKTANNPNEVLSYLKKETAERGISCASCHVRNQVRYGPPPREEKQNDSSSGRKAHGGFVVQKEFESSKFCISCHETPEYGKPVNGKRMMETYKEWEQSRYAKEQITCQNCHMPDRSHSWKGIHDPEMTANAVTATLGFKSIGGESYVYASLKNTGVGHKFPTYSVPKIFLFLSVYENGKQKRILAEKTIGRVTDLDLKHEFEDTRLLPDEEMVIKARLTRMDFKTHEEIRFTAIVEPDEFYVRMFQHNWDRRNEFGITGVEEKQLEEALKKAKSSRYVLFEKRIQTSSLTDGFFSSDLRVSK, encoded by the coding sequence TTGAAAAACTTAAGAATACTTTGGATCTTTATAATATTCTTAAGTTGTAAAAAAGGATTTTTGGAGTCGCATTGGGCGACTCCGGTCTCCTTTCAGGGAGAGCCGCCTTCTCGGTATTCCGAACTCGAAAAAAGTTTGGATCCGGAAAACTGCGGAGTTTGTCATAAGGAACAGTATGAAAAATGGAGTTCGAGTCTTCATTCGAAAGCGAGCGGACCGGGTTTACAATGGCAGTTAAAACGGATCGGTAACGAAGAATCTTCCTCCTGTTTTGCCTGCCATTCTCCTTTGATCGAAACTCAGAATTTCATCCGAGAATCCAAATTCAAAACTGCAAACAACCCGAACGAGGTTTTGTCCTATTTAAAAAAAGAAACCGCAGAACGAGGAATTTCATGCGCGTCCTGTCACGTCCGCAATCAGGTTCGTTACGGACCTCCTCCCCGCGAAGAAAAACAAAACGATTCTTCCTCGGGCCGTAAGGCCCACGGAGGTTTTGTCGTTCAGAAAGAATTCGAATCTTCAAAGTTTTGCATCTCCTGTCACGAAACACCGGAATACGGAAAGCCAGTGAACGGAAAAAGAATGATGGAAACCTACAAAGAATGGGAACAAAGTCGGTATGCAAAGGAACAAATCACATGCCAAAATTGTCATATGCCGGATCGTTCCCATTCTTGGAAGGGAATTCACGATCCTGAGATGACGGCGAACGCGGTGACGGCGACGCTCGGTTTTAAATCAATCGGGGGAGAATCGTATGTTTATGCTTCTTTGAAAAATACGGGAGTGGGGCATAAGTTTCCGACGTATTCCGTTCCAAAAATATTTCTATTCTTGTCCGTTTACGAAAACGGAAAACAAAAACGGATTCTTGCCGAAAAAACGATCGGAAGAGTGACCGATCTGGATCTAAAACACGAATTCGAGGACACTCGTCTTTTGCCGGACGAAGAAATGGTTATAAAAGCGCGACTAACGCGAATGGATTTTAAAACTCACGAAGAGATCCGATTCACAGCGATCGTAGAACCGGACGAGTTTTATGTTCGGATGTTTCAGCATAACTGGGATCGCCGAAATGAATTCGGAATCACCGGAGTTGAAGAAAAACAACTGGAAGAAGCCTTAAAAAAGGCAAAGTCGTCACGTTATGTTCTCTTTGAGAAAAGGATTCAGACTTCCTCTCTTACGGACGGATTTTTTTCCTCGGACCTAAGGGTTTCGAAATAA
- a CDS encoding ATP-binding protein has translation MSLRKKITLYLSGAVLVAFLLITIAQSILTYTEFKKDERRIVLIESLRIQREVESSFGRPFDRLMGIKDVVQTSKQNRAEILELLKKLTLENDLVFGTWTIFEPNAFDGLDARYKNTFGHDSTGRLIYYVNKSKSPTELTVDVNVNFEKDTNETTYYFTPKKTKRDVVMSPYLYYAGGHRIWIVSLIAPVIRKGVFAGVIGIDFTLKDFSEKIKSFKPLQGKGYARIIFPDFSSLPPASGDEPPIPSSDFIKNEIKSASTFDEERYYRAILPMRFSNTGTELFIEVGIPHSIFYEELAGLILKNAILTFLFSLFALGFLNFALKKWFLNGLSKAEAFSREIEKGNLNAAIPYTEDDELGTLVHSLDSMRRSLKNVLAELQLSNTIIGKNNQKLRMALLGAGMATWELDFKSGIVFFPEGEISGLSVDETRKMRIKDFLKRFHRGQRMEMLRYVQKFVYGNSNEIEILFPNVLPEGVRWFRARGGWGISEPPNDEKLSGTLSGIVFDVTDWRQAEDLRKANGEILMRTRIIEIQKKELEDALQELKNAQNKLISSEKWASLGQLVTSIAHEINNPLGAIKAGLQTIEAVSQSFQNKIFQVSVTIPRLNEEDRNSFFEIYAIAMDSQEPPLGFKMRQQAKSLERTLNFYHIIHAERISILLTELGLQDVHERWTPFLNHPDVFELLGFIDSTLSFLRNISVMRLSVEKTRKTVFALSSYSSLSSSRSPTPIVIERSIQKVLDSNLKLSLRDTVLRLNLANLPPIDCDPEEINQVWTHMILNAVQATEGNGNVDIYGSVIPDRNRIQIFFQDNGPGIPKEIQSKIFDPFFSTKEQGEGIGLGLDICKRIVEKYDGILELVSSAVGACFRIEFPISDSYFETLRSEEKNPSVREEV, from the coding sequence ATGAGTCTCCGAAAAAAAATCACACTCTATCTTTCCGGCGCCGTGTTGGTTGCGTTTCTGCTCATCACGATCGCTCAGTCGATTCTTACCTATACGGAATTTAAAAAGGACGAAAGAAGAATCGTTCTCATCGAATCCCTTCGTATACAAAGAGAAGTGGAAAGTTCTTTCGGAAGACCGTTCGATCGTTTGATGGGAATCAAGGACGTGGTCCAAACCTCCAAACAAAACCGCGCCGAAATTCTCGAACTCTTAAAAAAACTTACGCTTGAGAATGATCTCGTTTTCGGAACCTGGACGATCTTCGAGCCGAACGCGTTCGACGGTTTGGATGCGCGGTATAAAAATACGTTCGGTCACGATTCCACGGGAAGATTGATCTACTACGTGAACAAATCCAAGTCGCCCACGGAACTCACCGTGGATGTAAACGTAAACTTCGAAAAAGATACGAACGAAACGACCTATTACTTCACCCCAAAAAAAACGAAACGGGACGTAGTGATGAGTCCGTATCTTTATTACGCGGGCGGGCATCGGATTTGGATCGTATCCCTGATCGCGCCCGTGATTCGAAAAGGTGTTTTTGCGGGCGTGATCGGAATCGATTTTACGTTGAAGGATTTCTCCGAAAAGATAAAGTCCTTCAAACCCTTGCAGGGAAAGGGTTACGCGAGAATCATCTTTCCGGATTTCAGTTCTCTTCCTCCCGCTTCCGGAGACGAACCTCCGATTCCTTCTTCCGATTTTATTAAGAATGAAATCAAAAGCGCGTCCACGTTCGACGAGGAACGTTATTATAGAGCGATTCTTCCGATGCGTTTTTCAAACACCGGAACCGAATTGTTTATAGAAGTCGGAATTCCGCACTCCATATTCTACGAGGAACTCGCGGGTTTGATCCTGAAAAACGCGATCCTTACGTTTTTGTTTTCTTTGTTCGCCTTGGGCTTCCTCAACTTCGCATTAAAAAAATGGTTTTTAAACGGACTTTCCAAAGCGGAAGCCTTCTCGAGAGAAATCGAAAAGGGAAATCTAAACGCCGCCATTCCTTATACCGAGGACGACGAGTTGGGAACCTTGGTCCATTCCCTCGATTCGATGCGGAGAAGTTTGAAAAACGTCCTCGCAGAATTACAACTTTCGAATACGATCATCGGTAAAAACAATCAGAAGTTGAGAATGGCGTTATTGGGCGCCGGTATGGCGACCTGGGAACTCGACTTTAAAAGTGGGATCGTATTCTTTCCCGAGGGAGAAATCTCGGGCTTATCCGTGGACGAAACGAGAAAGATGCGGATCAAGGATTTTCTTAAAAGATTCCATCGCGGGCAAAGAATGGAAATGCTTCGTTACGTTCAAAAATTCGTGTATGGAAATTCGAACGAAATCGAAATCCTTTTTCCGAACGTATTGCCCGAAGGAGTTCGTTGGTTTCGAGCCAGGGGCGGATGGGGAATCTCGGAACCTCCGAATGACGAAAAACTTTCGGGAACCTTGTCCGGGATCGTATTCGACGTCACCGATTGGAGACAAGCCGAGGACTTGAGAAAGGCGAACGGCGAAATTTTAATGCGAACTCGGATCATCGAGATCCAGAAAAAGGAACTCGAAGACGCTCTTCAGGAATTGAAAAACGCGCAGAACAAACTCATCTCTTCGGAAAAATGGGCGAGTCTCGGACAACTCGTAACGAGTATCGCGCACGAGATCAACAATCCGCTCGGTGCGATCAAGGCCGGTTTACAAACCATAGAAGCCGTTTCTCAATCCTTCCAAAACAAGATCTTTCAGGTTTCGGTCACGATTCCTCGTTTGAACGAAGAGGATCGGAATTCCTTTTTTGAAATTTACGCCATCGCTATGGATTCCCAGGAACCTCCCCTCGGCTTCAAGATGAGACAACAAGCCAAGTCCCTGGAAAGAACATTAAATTTTTATCATATCATTCACGCGGAAAGAATTTCGATCCTTCTTACCGAACTCGGTCTTCAGGACGTCCACGAACGATGGACTCCATTCTTGAATCATCCGGACGTGTTCGAACTCTTGGGTTTTATCGATTCCACACTTTCATTTTTAAGGAATATCAGCGTTATGCGTCTTTCCGTTGAAAAAACGAGAAAGACGGTTTTTGCGCTCAGTTCCTATTCTTCCCTTTCATCGAGTCGTTCGCCTACTCCGATTGTGATCGAAAGATCGATTCAAAAGGTTTTGGACAGCAATCTGAAACTTTCGCTCCGAGATACGGTCCTTCGTTTGAACCTCGCCAATCTTCCTCCGATCGACTGCGATCCCGAAGAAATCAATCAGGTTTGGACTCACATGATTTTAAACGCGGTCCAAGCGACGGAGGGAAATGGAAACGTGGACATCTACGGCTCGGTGATCCCTGATCGAAATCGGATTCAAATTTTCTTTCAGGACAACGGCCCCGGAATTCCCAAAGAGATCCAGTCGAAGATCTTCGATCCTTTCTTTTCCACAAAGGAACAAGGCGAGGGAATCGGTCTGGGTTTGGATATCTGCAAACGAATCGTCGAAAAATACGACGGCATATTAGAACTCGTCTCCTCCGCAGTGGGGGCTTGTTTCCGAATCGAGTTTCCAATCTCGGATTCTTATTTCGAAACCCTTAGGTCCGAGGAAAAAAATCCGTCCGTAAGAGAGGAAGTCTGA